From the genome of Loxodonta africana isolate mLoxAfr1 chromosome 4, mLoxAfr1.hap2, whole genome shotgun sequence:
TGTAGTTTGAAAATGTCTGGCTGGTGCTGCATCCCTACTTACCTTCCCCTCCTTCTCTCCCAGCGGAACCACACTCCCTGCTCCACCTGAGCCGCCTGTGTGTACGCCACTCCCTGGGGGATACCCGTCTTGGCCAGGTATCTGCTCTGCCCCTACCCCCTGCCATGAAGCGCTACCTGCTCTACCAGTGACCCCTGTGCTACCAGACAGTGCAGGGAGGCCTTGCCACCACCCACCCTGTGGAGGATGGGAAGCCGGGCATTGCTGGCCTAGACCAGCTACTTAAAACCAGTGAGGCTGGGGGAAGGTGAGGCTGGGCCCCTACCCCAACATTCCCAACGTTCTGGGGAGCTCAACCATCCCAGAGGCACCCAGAgggggtggaagggagggagcTGTTATTCAAGGCTGTGGCAGCCTGGTACACAAGACTTTTTTTGAGTAAAAATAGTAAGAGATATGTTGTTATAGAAACCTGTTcatggtattattttttttacacaAGGGATAAGGTCCTGTGGCTGCCTCAAAAAGCAAAAAGAGAGGAAATTGTATGGACAAGTATAGCAAAGAAGGACAAACCACAAGGCTTAGTGCCAGATGTTTATTTCCCCCACATGTGGGACAGcgatacacacaacacacacaggcGTTGGAATCATGGGAGAGGGTAGCACCCCTGGCCTCTGAGGGGAGGACAGGGGTCTCTCTCAGACCCTGGCTTCACAGTGTAAGAGGGGAAGAGAAGTAAGATTTCTCTCTCCTGCCTTCACTGGGGACTGAGGGGACCCATGGGCAAGCTCCACACCTTCCATCTCTCAGCCAATGAGAAGCCACCTTGGTGACATGTTTATTTCCAACCATGACAGTAAGTGGAGAAGTGATTGGCCTGGTCCCAGCCATTACAGGGGAAGGTGTAAACAGTAAAGGAAGGTACACTTTGGATTAGGCCATGAGACGGGGCAGGTGACACTATCAAAAGCATGTAGGGGGAGGGGGTTGTTGGGCTTCTGGGCTGCCTAGTCCCTGGCTCAGCGGGAAGGGGTAGGGGAGATGGATGGGGTTTATTGTTTGGCATTGATGATGTCCACGAATTCCGGCTTGAGGGACGCACCACCCACCAGGAAGCCATCCACATCAGGCTGGCTTGCCAGCTCCTTGCAGGTGGCCCCGGTCACAGAACCTGGGAAGGAGTGAGAGGGACGGATCAAGAGAGAGATGGACACACCCCATCCCCACTCCATGTCTGAGGGCTCCATCTAGTTGTCAGCCCGCCCCACCTCAGGCTGGGGTCAAATCCACTTACCTCCATAAATAATGCGAGTGCTTTGAGCCACCGCATCAGAGACATTAGACTTGAGCCATCCCCGGAGTTTTTCATGCACTTCCTGGGCCTAGAACAAGAGCCAGACTAAGTAAAGCCCTTTCTACTTCCCATTCAAAGGGGAAAAACATTGGGCACCAGTGGAGAGAGGAAGTGTGATCTCTGAACACCAGGGCTTTAATCTCAGCCAGGCCCTGGAATGGGTGACCTTGGACCAGTCACTCTTCCGCTTTGGACTTGAGGGTTCCTCATCTTTAACACAAGgggtacatagatcaacaggtaGGACTGGATGATGGCAGGGCTCCTGGGCTAGGTCACCTGTTGGGGTGTTGCAGTCTTGCCAGTACCAATGGCCCACACAGGCTCATAGGCCAAGACAACCTTGCTCCAGTCGGTCACATTATCTGCAGGACAAAGATCACAGATGGAGGGTGGGTGAATGCGAAGGAGCTATCCAGCCACCCTCTCCAGGGTATGAAAAATGATGGTGGCCCACTGCTGCCACCTGGTGGCTATTACAGGAACCCCAGGTGGCAACTGTACTGTCGGGGAGGGGCAGAAGTCAGGGAGGATGCAAGACTCTcaccctcccccttcctttcCTGGATCAGCATGGGGATCAAAGTCAGGCTGCAGAGCATCTGACTCCACCCTCTGCAGCCCACGCTAGGCTCAAAGGTCCCTTCTCCAGAGATACCTGCGATGACCTTGGTTTGTTCAAAAACGACCTTCTCCGTGATGCCAGCTTCCCTCTCATCTAGCTTCTCCCCAATGCAGGCGATTACTCCGAGGCCCTCTGCCAGGGCATGGGCCACTTTCTGCCCAATCAGCTGTAGGAGAACAGGCTTGGTGACACAGCCCTCTTGGAATAAGGCAGCCCGTATTTCCACTCCTGGTTACTAACCTCATCTGACTCTCCAAAGATATGCCTTCTCTCTGAGTGCCCCAGGACTACCCAGGTGGCTCCACAGTCTTTGATCATCCCAGGGctaaaggaagagaggaagctaTGGCTCAGGAGGGAGCCCACCCTGTGGCTTTCCCCTCAAATGAAGAAAGTGAGGGCAGGGTCCCCACACACCTCTCTCCTGCTTGCATCTCACCTGATCTCCCCCGTAAAGGCCCCATTAGTCACTTTGTAGCAGTTCTGCGCAGCCACAGCAATCTTGGGATCTAGCTTCTGCCGGGCAAAGTCAATGTAGGCAGTAGGGGGTGCACAGACTACCTCTGTGGATGAGATGGAGGCACATGGGGATGAGATCACCAAAAACCTGCATTCTCCAGACTTCCCATCCAGTGCTCCAAAGCACTCAGCCTTCATTCTCTTCCTTAGTTCTGCTTTCCCCCTTTTTCACCCCAGCAAGATGACCTCTGTCCACTCCCCAGCCTAGGCTGGACCTGCACCCAGCTCCTAAAGCCTTCCGGGTGCCCCTGAAAGGCCATGACCCTAGCCCTGCCCTTTGCTCCTTTAATAGCTGTGGCTCCGGTTTCCCTGGGACTATTCTGGGCATGGGCACCTCCCGGACTCAGCATTCTCTGGGGGCCAACTCCGCCTTTCTTCTAAAATAGCCCATCCCCACCTCCCCCAGCAAGGCAAGGATTTTTAGCGAAGGAGAAGGGGCCAATTCCTGGGGTTCGTATTGGGGGTCTTTAGAAAATACACCAGAAGGGAATACCGCTTTTGATCAGGCACGTGGTTCTGTGATTTAGGGGGGTGGCAGGCAGCTGACTAGCTCATAAAGGCCTTGCGCTTTTCCCTTTCCACGTTGGGGAATGCCGCAGGATCGCTCCTCACTCCCAAATGTCTCAGTCTGTTTGGCACCTGCTCAGCTCTGCCGTGGAAGGCAGGAGCAGCTCAGGCTGCCGAAGTGAAAGGATCGGAACGGGTGGCTCCGGAACCCAAAGCAGCTTGGCGGCGGGAAGGCCGGCGCGCCCAGCCAGGCGTGGGGAGGAGTCTTGGGCTACGTGCGGCCGCGCACGGAGCCGGAGCCCAGAGGCAGGTAGCCGGGAGCCCGCACGCACGCTCGGCCTCCTCACCCGTACAGGTCGCCAGCCTCTGCCGGTCGCCCTCGGGGGCTCGGGCTACGCTTCTACCCCACGCTCCTGGCTGGTGCAGCCCTAGTCGGCGCCCTGGGGCCATCTTCCTCCCGGTGACCTAAATCCTTTCCCGCCCCAGAGTCTGAGGGCACCATTAAATGGAGCCCCGCCTTTCCCCTTCGACACACCCCCGCGAATGCTGCTGCGAGGCCACCACGATGTAGGATCGATGCCCTGACACTCAACGGCCCTTATACCCCGGCCGGGCATCCAGGTCCGCTCGGACACCCGTCTCAGGGAGCTCGAGCGAGGGCAGTGCCACGCCCGTCCCCCCTTCCCGGCCCCGGCCTCTCCCTGGTGAGGGCCTACCAGTATCGGCCGGCACCTTGGCCGCGTTCAGAGTGGTGATGAGTTcccccaggcccttcttccgccCGTTCATCTTCCAGTTCCCCCCCACGAAGAACTTCCTGGAGGGCGCCATTGCGCTAGAGTCGAGACACTGAAGGTCAGTACCACGGCGCAGCCGCTGCCACTGCCCGCTTATATAGAGCGCGGTGAGGCAGAACCCCGCCTTCTCCTCGTCCTCAGCCATAGTTAGCCCGGCCCCCTGCCTGGAAGTCCTTCCCCCTGGCCCCTCCTGCCGCCTGCAAGCCCCCGCCCGCCTGCGGGCCGCCCGCTGTTGCAAGGTTCTGACGTTCCCCCTTTCTTGTAGCAACGTTCTAGGAGCGTTGGGGACTTGGTAGCTTTAGTAGCCTCAATTGCCTGGCAATAAAGGAAAGGCAAGAACTGTGAGCCCCTGCGCTCAGGGGCACCCAGACCTCATGACTACAGCTCCCCAGAGGGCCAGAGAAGGCTCTAAATGGAGCTGGCTGGCAGGCCAGACCATTCCCACCGCTTAGCCTTAAGCCAAATTGCTCTCTAGGGCTGAGCTCTGAGGGGCATGGCTCCAGCTCAGGGAAAGAGTACCCCTTCCCATATCAAAGCTACGTCCCTGGCTGAAGAGTAGGCACCCTTGACCTGCCCAGGGAGATGTGTAGCCCCACAGTTGCTGGGCAAATAAGGTTCAGAGGTGGAAGGACAGCCCACATTAGTCACTCTGCAGCCCAGAGAGGCAGATCAGAAACCTGCAGCCCCTTCTCCGGGATATCCCACTCTTTACTCCAGCTGGTCAAGGCCTCACAAGACACTGAAGGGCCGAGAGCCCAGACTGAGTGCCCCCCAGCCACTAGGGACATTTGGGAAATATCCACTCAGCCCCTCCTATGACTGCTAGGAGGAAGAAGGGCTCTTCACCCCCACCTTTCCTTGCTCTGTGCTCTGTATTTAGGTCACTCCACTTTCTTGATCTGACAGGCCCAACTAGTggtcagctcctttctgctcctgcCTCCACCGCTTTTCTGCTCCAGGGACCACCCCTGATCTGTCCCCCTTTCACACCCAATTTTCCAAGAGCTCTAGGACTAgtgaaaattaaagagaaaattgCCTATGGAGGAGACAGAGGAAGGGCAAAGGGGCTGGGAGCTTTCTGAAACTGGCCCTCCCACTAGTTCCAGGGAACAGAAGTCCTTCCCAAGGTATCAAACAGGACACAAGTTAGCCATTGTATTTTTATTCACATCGTGTATTTTGGCATTTTCAGAAAGGACGAGGAAAAGACTGAGGCAGGAGGGTGAAGGGAGGTCCCCATTTCCCTCATACCCCTCCTTGCCCAACCACACATAGAGCAAACACAACGGGGGAGGGGAGGCACAGATGCTCCCTCCCCTGGAAGAGGATGCACAAAGCTAcacccacgcacacacacaaataagacccccccctctgacacacacacaccaggggGCTGGGTGAGATTACACAGAGAAGCAGAGCACTGTGGATTCAAGGGGCAGGGGAAGCAACGAAGTCTCTTACAGACAGGCAGCTggcccctcccttccccttcccactTAATCCCCAAAGTCTATAGAGTGCCCCCTTCCCTCTGTTTGGCCATTCTCCTATGGCCTCCAGCTTCTTCCCTGCTGCTGGGGACAAAAAGAAACAGGGTATAGAGCAGGGGGGCTGAGGCCCATCCCTCAGCCCCTATCCCTCATGCCAGGTGGTTTGTCCCCTGCCCCCAGTGGTGAGGGGTGAGGAGGGGCCTCTTAGCTGGCCACTCTCTGGTAGAAGTAGATGTAGCCCAGGTCCTTGGGTGGCTTCTCAGAGGCACACACTTTCTGGTCATTGTAGATCACCCATctggggaagggaaagaaaaggatGGACATCCCAATTTGCATCAACTTAATTAATCCCTAAGACACAGCCCTAGAGTTGATTCTGGGGGAAAGGCTCCGAACATTGTCTGCCTGGGTCCCCAAACCTACAGTCCACTCGCTATCTCTCTGAAGGGAGCGTCCCAATTCCACAAGGGTCATTTCTCCTCCTCTGTGTCTTGAGATCCTTCAGTATCTTTACAATCACCCCCTACCCATTCCtgtaggggttggcaaactttttggTAAAggctagatagtaaatattttaggttttgcaggTCATCCAGTCTTACAACAGTGACTCAACTTTCCTGCTGCAGCACgaaaacagccatagacaatacataattACTAAGTGTGGctatattccaataaaactttatttacaaaagcaggtggCTAGGTTCAGCCCTTGGGCTATATATAGTTTGCTGTTCCCTGTTGTAAGGCGTTCTTCCAATCTCTGGTGTATTTGTGCCCCTATCGCAAATATACTAAGAATTTCTTCCAGAGTGCCCCTACTCATTCCCACCACCACTTCCCATTCAAAATGCACACTGCCAGCCCCTCACCTGCCCTCCTTCTTGATGTGGCAGACGTAGTGACCACACATGGTAGAGGTGCCCATGTGACTAATGAAGGCAAAGAGCTGATACTCTAGGAAAAAGgagagataagagggcagagaagAAAATGGGCAAGAAATCCTTGAGCACCAGTCCAAAGATTGATCTAGCAGCTCAAAGTGAGGACATG
Proteins encoded in this window:
- the TPI1 gene encoding triosephosphate isomerase, with amino-acid sequence MAEDEEKAGFCLTALYISGQWQRLRRGTDLQCLDSSAMAPSRKFFVGGNWKMNGRKKGLGELITTLNAAKVPADTEVVCAPPTAYIDFARQKLDPKIAVAAQNCYKVTNGAFTGEISPGMIKDCGATWVVLGHSERRHIFGESDELIGQKVAHALAEGLGVIACIGEKLDEREAGITEKVVFEQTKVIADNVTDWSKVVLAYEPVWAIGTGKTATPQQAQEVHEKLRGWLKSNVSDAVAQSTRIIYGGSVTGATCKELASQPDVDGFLVGGASLKPEFVDIINAKQ